The Pseudorca crassidens isolate mPseCra1 chromosome 3, mPseCra1.hap1, whole genome shotgun sequence genome includes the window CTATAGGCAAAATGGTAAGTAAAGTAgcgtttcttttctttattctttttctccttttgcatttaataatattttatttattgattgaagtatagttaatttacaatattgtgttagtttcaggtatacagcaaagtgattcatatatatatacatatatacatatatattcagattattttccattataggttattataagatattgaatatagttttctgtgttatacagtaaatccttgtagcttatctattatatgtacagtagtttgtatctgttaataccatactcctaattcatccctctttccttttcccctttggtaaccataagtttgtttcctatgtctgtgagtctgtttttgtttcgtatatagattcatttgtaccattttttagattccacatataagtgatatcatgtaatgtttgtctttgtctgacttacttcacttagtatgatattctctaagtccatccatgttgctgcatatggcaaTACTTCATTTttctatggttgagtaatattccattgtgtatatatatatatatatatatatatatatatatatatacacaccacatcttctttatccattcatctgttggtggacacttaggttgcatgtcttggctattgtaaatactgctgttatgaacattggggtgaatgtaccttttcgaattagagttttcatcttttctggatatatgcctaggagtgggattgctggatcataaggtagctctacttttagtttttaaaggaattttccatactgttcttcatagtggctgcaccaattttttccacatcctcaccagcacctgttatttcttgtctttttgagaatagccattctgaccagtgtgaggtgataagtAAGGTAGCTTTTCTTTCATAACTTGTGCTTTCCTTTTCAACAGATGTTTTCTAAAGTgtgttctgtgtatttatttttctgcaacAGAATGTCCAATGTAGAGCATAACTGAAAATATTCAATTGTGCAAAATGGTATGTAGGACTTAAGTTCAAATGGAAAACATAATTTGTCAAGATAAATACTTGAATGTAATTTGAGGTCTTACAGAATAGTATTTCAATTAGATTATCTTTAAATCCAATTGGCTGAGCTGCCTTATATCTAGACCCCAAATTACAGTTATTCTTTCCCTGCCTAAACTGAAATAGTCAGTATGTAGAAGCATCAGAGCCAGTGGTTGGGTGTGATCATAATTGATTCTTGTTTCTAGAGCTTTCCCTAGCAACCTGCCTTGGATAAAAAGACACCAGAAATTTCTCAAAGGCCAGTGGTTCATATGGTAAGTATGATGAGTACTCTACATGATTCCCTTGGTTTCCATTTCTAGTTAGACAGCGTCTAGATGGCTTTCTTCAATTTATCGTACAGGACAAACACAGGGGCTCCATGCAGCCCCTAAGAATTTTGAATAAAGTGCCTAGAAAAAGGCTTATGtgcctgcatttttctttttaaagaacttattatttatttatttacttatttattggctgcattgggtcttcgttgctgcacgtgggctgtctctagttgcagcaagcaggggctactctttgttgccgtgcacgggcttctcattacggtggcttctcttgttgcagagcacagtctgtAGGCTTATGgccgtcagtagttgtggcacgcgggctcagtagttgtggctcacaagctctagagcacaggctcagtagttgtggcacacgggcttagttgctctgtggcatgtggaatcttcctggaccagggctcgaacccatgtcccctgtattggcaggcagattcttaaccactgcaccaccagggatgtccccgcCTGCATTTCTGAAAATCTTCCTCCAGCATTCAAGGACCCCAGGAGACACAACATCAACTCCTTTGTGCCCACATTACAACATCAACAATTGGCTCACAGTATCACGGGGGTAGGAAACCACCTAGGCTTTTAAATTCTGCTGCCTTGGCAGATTTTCCAACATCAGATACAAATTGGGTTCTGGGAAAATCTGATGAGGGGAAGAAGAAGAGTGAAGTGGCTACAGCTGTTGCACGAAGGACGAAAATGCCTTGGTGCTGTGTGTGCTTGTATTCCTCCTAAGAACCTCTGCTTGTAGTTATACTTAAAGCAAAGTGAAGGGCTCAAGTAAGGAAACATCTGTTGACACTTGTCATGGTGCCCTTCCAGAAGGAACATACTCCTACtctttgggaagatggaatataCAGTCCACTCTGCCTTTGTAGAAGGAGTTAGCAGTAACCTCTCTGTTCCCATGCTGCAGCTTCGCCCACTTGATCGGACCACTGCAGCCTTGGAGGTGGCAGCGGTGATGCTGCAGTCAAGAAACCCCTTGTAAAGTAGACGACCTTTCaagttttaaccttttttttttccggccgtgctgtgtggcatgcgggatcttagttctacgtccagagatcgaacctgtgtcccttgcagtggaagcatggactcttaaccactgaaccgccagggaagtcccaacatttaacctttttttattccagttttattgagacataattgacataaggcactgtataagtttaaggtgtacagcataattatttgacttatatacattatgaaaagATTATCACAAGTTTAGCaaacatccatcatctcctaaagatacaaaataaaagaaaaagaaaaatacttttttttcttgtgatgagaactcttagaatttactcttttaatgactttcatatataacacacagcagtgttaattatattaatcacatTGTACATCACATGCCtgatacttatttatcttataacacgaagtttgtaccttttgactgccttcattcaattcctcctcccccagcccctgactctggtaaccataaatctgatctctttttctatgagttcttttgtttgtttgttcttgaagtataattgacctataacactatgttagttcctggtgtacaacatagtgattcgatattctatacatttcaaaatcgtcaccatgataagtctagttaccatctgtcactatACAGACAGGAGATGACCTATTTACTCATGGCAGCAGAATGGGCTGGAGGAGCTTTTAAGGCCAGAGTGGGAGCTTTGAGATCCAGGAATGTTGGTATCACTGGCTCAGCCCTGACACAGACTGAAAGGCTAATatgcttaatttctttcttatatcttttccttacttttcttttctctttccctctacaTAGTCAGTATTCTTTCAAGTAGGACTTTTAAGTTGTCCAGCCTGGGGGAGGATGGTTTGAAGCAAAGAATAAATTGTTAAAGTTGTAATTTCAGGTGTCATGAGAGATAAATATTGGGGTTAAGGGTATCTGGAAAATATGCCTGAAAATTGACATGGGGGAATTTTTGGGGGTTGAAAGAGAAGTGAAAAAAGAGAGGGCAGATGACAGAGGCTGGGACACATGGAAAAGTTTTTTCAATGACCTAATGTTGCCACTAATTCATGAGAAATACTGCTTTAATGTCTTGAATTTATCCTAGAAGAATTAGGCTCAATAGCTCCTTTCATTACCTGGGAGCTTAAATCATGAGTGGCATCTTTTTCccatatatttttgaaagatgCTTTCACATAGAATATAAAACGTTTtagaaattcaattttatttatggGCAGCATCATATTTTTTATACTCTTGCTGAAGAAACAGGGTAAGTAGAgggtcaattttatcttttctttttttaaccaaggGGGCGTATCACTCAGCAGAGTGCTTAGTTGTTATGAGAGTGGAAAAAAGTTCCTCTGGTATAAGGTGTGGGGAACCTATTGgatttaaaaggataataagctTTCTTCTTGAAATAGGCCTAATCAACATACTTTATTGTACTTTATTGGGGGCATTCATCAATAATGAATCAAACACTAGGCAAAACTTTTCCTGAGAGAGTTAGAAACTCTCTGGCTGGAGTTGAACCCTGGGATCTGGGGTTGTGTCTGTGAATGTTATTCATTCTGCAAAATGCTCTGAGTACCTACCTTGGGCCCAAATGCAGAGAATCATTGAGTCTTGGAAATGTACTTGTTTGGGGAAACACTTAAATATCTCTGCTGGAACAAGGGTCACATAATCACTGCACCATGCAATGCTTAATGGTAAAAGAGAGTGGGGATGTGATCTCACTGAGTGCAGGACTGTTTCTAAGCAGAGTTTTTAAGTGTAATGAACGCTGGCTCTGCAGGTTTTAAATGTGAGTGAACAAGATGGAATTTGGTCAACAGTTGGAGGAGTTGGCCTCAGTAACACGTAGAGTTCACCTGTGGTAACAAAGTGTAAGACAGAGTATTTGGGCTTAGATGCTGGTAGGCGCATCGTTGCACAGTGGGAGTGTGTGGAGGTCCTTTATAATTGATTCCATTTTTTCAATGAAATAAGAAAGCAGTTGATTAAGAACAAATGTGAGATAGTAGATCTTGAAACTATGACGGGGAAAGTAAGTATGAAATAGTTATCAACAAGTCAGTGTAAGAATTCCTGGATTTTTTCAGTCTAAGTTATACGCACCAGCTTTCCCCATTGCACCCCCTACCTATCCCTAGCATCCCAATTTATCAATATTAAGTAAAAACCAGTAAAGAAAGATTCATGACAAGACAAGTAAGAGAGGAATGTCATAGGGCATAGACATGCAAGACAAACACTGGTTAAGCCCAGTATTGATTCTACTAAGCCTTATGGGGCTAAGAGAGAGCTCTGTTCCTGCCACTTAAAATCTTGTTAGGCTTTTCAGCTGGAACCGCCATCTTCCTGTAATTCGCCAAAATGACCAACacagagggaaagaggaggggcaCCCGCTACATGTTCTCTAGGCCTTTTAGAAAACATGGAGTTGTTCCTTTGGCCACATACATGCAAATCTACAAGAAAGGTGATATTGTAGATATCAAGGGAATGGGTGCTGTTCCAAAAGGAATGCCCCACAAATGTTACCATGGCAAAACTGGGAGAGTCTACAATGTTACCCAGCATGCTGTTGGCATCATTGTAAACGAACAAGTTAAGGGCAAGATTCTTGCCAAGAGAATTAATGTGCGTATCAAGCATATTAAGCCCTCTAAGAGCCGAGATAGCTTCCTGAAATGGGTgaaggaaaataatcagaaaaagaaggaagccaaaGAGAAAGGTATTTGGGTTCAACTGAAGCGCCAGCCTGCCCCACCCAGAGAAGCACACTTCGTAAGAACCAATGGAAAGGAGCCTGAACTGTTGGAGCCCATTCCCTATGAATTCATGGTATAATgggtgtaaagaaaataaaagacctgGACTGTATAAATGTTTCTCTTAATTGAGTAGAAGTGTGTGACCCCCTTCcccaaacaaatatttaaagcacacacacacaaaagaaatctTGTTAGCATCAACTCACCCATCTTCACATCCATCCCATTGCCCCAAAAGACACCAGTTTAGTTCCAGGGCTGAGGTTGGGGCAGAGGCTCCTTTCTTGTTTAGAATGCCTGCCTGAGAGTATTCTGAACCAATGTTCTCTGATAAGCATCTCAGGGATTCTAGAGATCAAAAAAGACTCAGTATGAGTCCAAAGTTATCTTTCTTCTCTTCAGGACTCTAGTAGAGAAACGTGAGGTAGAATTTCTAGCTACTGAGTTAGGACTATAAAGAAGCAACACACTAACCAGAGAGAAAATACATTGGTTCAGTGAGGGTATGTGGAAGCTCTCTCTTTTGGTTCAGTTTTCTCAGGGAGGTAGAGAAGAAGGTTATTACCAGAGAGTGAATTTGTGGAAAAAGGTTTAGAAAAAGAAGTGTGAAATAGTCAGGATGAACAATTGAATGGACTAGGCAAAGTAGTGTGATTACCATTTAAAGGCCCACTTGAGGTTCATAATCGTCACTTTAAAGTAAGACCAATCACAGGGTACAGGAAGAGAACAGGCAGACTGAATTTAATAAGCGTTGCGGTTTTGACATATATATTAGGGATAATTGACAGGGTGGAATGGGGAGAATTGGCAAGGGTAGTTTTGACTGTAAGAATCCAAATTTCTTACACTGAAAGACTTGTGGATAACTGTttcatctttcttctctcttttcatccATCCAATCATAAgaacatatatttgtatttcttatattTGCATGAAAGAAACACTGGAAAGACACCCCAAACAAACACAAATGGTTACTTATACAAATGTTTACTAATAGGAGGGTAAGGTGACAGAGATGGAGTCCTTCCAATCCTTCACAAAATTttcccaaaaattgaagaggagggaacatgtTCCAACTCACTCTAGGAGGCCAGTATTACTCTGACATGAAAACCAGAGAAATATataacaagaaaagaaagctacagaaCAATATCCCTTATTAGTATAGACACAAagttcctcaagaaaatactagtaaactgaatctgacaacatataaaaaggagtACATACCATGGCCAAAtgagggtttattccaggaatgcaaggttggttcaacatacGAACATCAGTTAAAGTAATATATCATATTAAAGCAATAAAGGACAGAAAGCCCGCAACCATCTCTGTAGATGCAGGTGAGATGCACCATTTCATGATATAAATACTTAACAAAATAGGAGTAGAAGGGAACTTCTCCAGCATGATAAAGagaatttatgaaaaacccacaacaaacatcacaTTTAAtggtaaaggaataaaaaaagttTTCCTCCTAAGATGAGGATTTTCAAAAAGGATGTTGAGACAATTCAATGGGTAAATAAAAGtctccttagggcttccctggtggcacagttgttgagagtctgcctgccgatgcagggaacatgggttcatgccccggtccgggaagatcccacatgccgcagagctgctgggcccgtgagccacggcagctgagcctgcgcgtctggagcctgtgctccgcaatgggagaggccacaacagtgagaggcccgcgtaccgcaaaaaaaaaaaaaagtttctttaacAAATGGTACTAGGACAACTGTATATCCataggcaaaagaatgaagttggactcctACCTCagaccatatacaaaattaactcaaaatgaatgaaGACCTAAAAAGAGCTATGAAACTCTTTGATAAAATATAGGGCtaaattttcatgaccttggatttgacaGTGGAttcttagctatgacaccaaaagcaagggAAGAACCAAAAAATTAGATATATTGGACTTCATCTAAACTAAAAACTTTTGTCCAcgaaaggacactatcaagaaagtgaaaaatgacctatagaatgggagaaaatatttgtaaattatatatatgataagggtctagtaactaaaatatgtaaagaactcttacaactcaataacaaaaaaacaagaaaatgtgtaaaggacattactccaaagaagaaatacatatggccaaaaggcacatgaaaagatgctcaatgttattagctattagagaaataaaaatcaaagccacaatgagataccattttgtACCCTTTCAGATGGCTGTAAGTAAAAAGTTGGACAGTAAGAAGTGTTGCTGAAgttgtggagaaattaaaactttcctacattgttggtgggaatgtaaaatggtgcagctgtttttgaaaacagtttggtagtttcccAAAATGTTAAGcaaagagttaccatatgactcagtaatTCTGCTCTTAGGTATAGTCTCAAAAGACATGGAGACATGTGTCCATATAAAAACTTCTAtacgaatgttcatagcagcattatttataatagccccaaagtgaaacaactcaaatatccatgaactgatgaatgcataaacaaaatgcagtacagccatagaatattactcatccatgaaaaggaataaagtactgatacatgccacaacatgggtgaaccttgaaaacattgtgctaagtgaagaaGTCAGAAACAAAAAGCCACttgttgtatgattctatttatataaagtgtCTAGAAGAGgtaaattcatggagacagaaagtagattagttgtTTCCAGGACCTAGAAGGCTGTGGAaaatagggagtgactgctaagggTTACAGGATTTCtgtagatagtggtgatggcttcACACtcatgtgaatatttttaaaatcacggaattatacattttaaaagggtgagTTTTATGCtgtgtgaattatatcccaataagcAAATATACCAGACAGAAGATAAGGAGTAAAAGATATGGAGGGCTTGGCTCTGCACTGACAGTAGAACAGAGTGAAGGGGTGTCTAACTCGAAGTATGTTCCACAGAACTTGTTGACTAATTGGGTGTGGGAGGtagtgagaaggaagaaaaagtcaaG containing:
- the LOC137220662 gene encoding large ribosomal subunit protein eL21-like translates to MTNTEGKRRGTRYMFSRPFRKHGVVPLATYMQIYKKGDIVDIKGMGAVPKGMPHKCYHGKTGRVYNVTQHAVGIIVNEQVKGKILAKRINVRIKHIKPSKSRDSFLKWVKENNQKKKEAKEKGIWVQLKRQPAPPREAHFVRTNGKEPELLEPIPYEFMV